In the Triticum aestivum cultivar Chinese Spring chromosome 2B, IWGSC CS RefSeq v2.1, whole genome shotgun sequence genome, ttaagttcatctaatcaaattattgaactcccactcagatttgacatccctctagtcatctaagtgttacacgatccgagtcgactaggctgtgtccgatcatcacgtgagacggactagtcatcatcggtgaacattctcatgttgatcgtatcttccatacgactcatgttcgacctttcggtctccgtgttccgaggccatgtctgtacatgctaggctcgtcaagttaactctaagtgttttgctgtgtaaaactgtcttacacccgttgtatgtgaacgtaaggatctatcacacccgatcatcacgtggtgcttcgaaacgacgaactgtagcaacggtgcacagttaggggagaacacttcttgaaattgttgtaagggatcatcttatttactaccgtcgtcctaagtaaacaagatgcataaacataataaacatcacatgcaattatataaagtagtgacatgatatggccaatatcatatagctcctttgatcttcatcttcggggctccatgatcatcttgtcaccggcatgacaccatgatctccatcatcatgatctccatcatcatgtcttcatgaagttgtcacgccaacgactacttctacttctgtgactaacgcgtttagcaataaagtaaagtagtttacatggcgttcttcaatgacacgcaggtcatacaaaataaagacaactcctatggctcctgccggttgtcatactcatcgacatgcaagtcgtgattcctattacaagaacatgatctcatacatcacaatatatcattcatcattcatcacaacttctggccatatcacatcacatgacaattgctgcaaaaacaagttagacgtcctctaattgttgttgcatcttttacgtggctgcaattgggttctagcaagaacgttttcttacctacgaataaccacaacatgatcttgtcaacttctatttacccttcataaggacccttttcatcgaatccacttcaactaaagtgggagagacagacacccgccagccaccttatgcaactagtgcatgttagtcggtgggaccggtctcacgtaagcgtacgtgtaaggttggtccgggccgcttcatcccacaataccgctgaagcaagataagactagtagcgtcaagcaagttgaaaagatccacgcccacaacaaaattgtgttctactcgtgcaatagagaactacgcatagacctagctcatgatgccactgttggggaacgttgcagaaaattaaatttttcctacggtttcaccaagatccatctatgagttcatataAGCAACGAGttaaggggaagagtttgcatctacataccacttgtagatcaagtgcggaagcgttcaaggggatggtgatgatggagtcgtactcgtcgtgattcggatcaccgatgaccaagtgctgaacggacagcacctccgcgttcaacacacgtatgggacggacgacgtctcctccatcttgatccagcaaggaggaaggagaggttgaggaaggcagctccaacggcagcacgacggcgtggtgtagttggtgcagaagtactccgacagggcttcgccaagcacgtacggaggaggagaggtgttggggaggggaggggctgcgccttgagttgtgtcgtacagcagccctcccctcacccctctatatataggaggagaggggcaagggggccggccctctaggggaaaccctagaggggggcggcggccaaagggagagggaaaagggtgacttgccccccaagctaggggggcgccccctttagggtttcccctccccttgacctagccgcatgggcctaggtggggaggcgcgcacagcccactaggggctggctccctctcccacacagcccatgtggccccccggaagtggtagccccacccggtggacccccggaacccttccggtggccccggtacaataccggtatgccaccgaaactttccggtgtccgtttaaccactttccttatataaatctttacctccggaccattccggaactcctcgtgacgtccgggatctcatccgggactccgaacaacattcggtaatcacatacttgtcttcctgataaccctagcgtcaccgaaccttaagtgtgtagaccctacgggttcgggagacatgcagacatgaccgagacgacctcaggtcaataaccaacagcgggatctagatacccatgttggctcccacatgctcctcgatgttgtcatcggatgaaccacgatgtcaagggttcaagcaaccccgtatactactCCCTttatcagacggtatgttacttgcccgagactcgatcgtcggtatcccaatacctcgttcagtctcgttaccggcaagtcactttactcgtaccgtaatgcatgatcccgtgaccagacacttggccaccttgagctcattatgatgatgcactaacgagtgggcccggtgatacctctccgtaacacggagtgacaaatcccagtctcgatccgtgtcaacccaacagacactatcggagatacctgtaatgcacctttatagtcacccagttacgttgtgacgtttggtacacccaaagcactcctacggtatccgggagttacacgatctcatggtctaaggaagagatacttgacattggaaaagctctagcaaacgaactaaccgacctttgtgctatgcttaggattgggtcttgtccatcacatcattctcctaatgatgtgatcccgttatcaacgacatccaatgtccatagccaggaaaccatgactatctgttgatcacaacgagctagtcaactagaggctcactagggacatattgtggtctatgtattcacacgtgtattacgatttccggataatacagttatagcatgaataaaagactattatcatggacaaagaaatataataataacacttttattattgcctctagggcatatttccaacaggagacacctgtagtactcctttataatcacccagttacattgtgacgtttggtagtacccaaagtgttcctccagtaaacgggagttgcataatctcatagttacaggaacatgtataagtcatgaagaaatcaatagcaacatactaaacgatcaagtgctaggctaatggaatgggtcatgtcaatcacattattctcctaatgatgtgatcccattaatcaaatgacaacacatgtctatggttaggaaacataaccatctttgattaatgagctagtcaagtagaggcatactagtgactatatgtttgtctatgtattcacacatgtatcatgtttccggttaatacaattctagcatgaataataaacatttatcatgaaataaggaaataaataataactttattattgcctctagggcgtatttccttcagcgggaggcggcggagctgaGGTGGCACATCGTGATTGGTCCGGgtgatgtggcggcggcggtggacatgtccggtggcggggATTTTTGTCCGGTGGCGCGGTGGGGAAAAAGGGGTAGGGTTTCATCTGCGTGAAAATCCGGGAGgggcacaaatatataggtagagggagctaggagtgtccaaatgaggagcggttttcggccacgcgatcgtgatcgaacgaccgagagcatggaggggagtttgctgggtttttgggccactttggaggggtgttgggctgcaacacaaaagaggcctttgcagttacccggttaaccgttggagtatcaaacgaccttcaaatggcacgaaacttgacaggcggtctaccggtgctataacaaggccacttggcaagcctcgggccattccgaaaaagtttaacacctgcacacaacgagagacgaaaggggaacgccgtaGGGCATAGGagagccggattgcaaaacgaacaacggggaaaaggctcggatgcatgagacgaacacgtatgcaatgcaatgcacatgatgacatgataaaatgcaacacgcaagcaaatgacatggcaatgacagtaaataactagcagacacctggcgcatcggatccggggcgttacacccttCCCCCCGGCACCGAACACAGAAGCTGGGGTTCCGGCACTCCGCCGAGATGTGGCCATCATCCTTGCCACAGTTGTAGCAGCAGCCAAAAAGCTCCGCCGGCATCCTGGACTCCGGCGGCGAACGGGGCGCAGCCAACACGCGCTGAGCATGGCGGCGCCTCTGTGGGAAGGCAGGGCGAGCAGGCGGCCCTCTCGGCCGGCGGCTCCTATCATCCAAACCGCCTCCACCTGGGGTGAATGAGAAGGACCTGCAGCCCCGCCCTGGACCAGCGGACCGAAGGCCGTGCCCACAACCGGCGTCACGACGATGGATCTGAGCTGGGGGCGGGGGGGACGGCAGGACGGGCAGAGCATGCTCCAGACGCGGCGCCGGCGAGGAAGTAGGGGAGGAAAGCTCCGACGAGGATGAGCCGGACAGAGAAACCCGCGAAGCCATGGCGAGGCGGCGGGGgaaggggtggggtggggtggctgCCGGTCCCGGAGCGGAGCACGGCGCAAGGCTGGTGGCCGCCGGCTGTGTGGGAGAAAGCACTGCGTAAAATACTTGAactataagagcaactccaatggagcGATCCATTTCGTCTGCCGctgttcgtttgggtcggcgcggacaaaagagGAGGCTCAACGCGCCGACACAAACCAAATCATGTCCGCTTCGTGTCCGTGTCGACGCATTTGCACTTAAATTTGCGCCCCAAAGTTACACACAGATATTTGGGTTCGGTCTGTTGGTTCGGCTTACCATGTTTAGAAGGGGTGGACAAATATCTCCGTTACGGTTTCGGAAAATATCCGGGTTTTTCCTTCCGCGGGGCTTCGCCTCCGCTTGGACGACGTGGCACGAGCCACCAATCATTCAGCGCCCTCATTGCGATTTTTGTTGCCTCGCCCACTCGCACTCCCGTCCGGGGGAATAAATACCGAGCGTCCCACTTGGCAACCAATCTGACAGCAGAAAGCATCCCTCCCTCCCTCCAGCCCACGCGCTCGTCGCCGACGCGCGCGTACTCTACTCACCCATGGCGGCGGGGCAGTGGTCAGgcatcggcgacggcggcggcctctGGGCCCCGCCCGCGCTCGacagcctcttccccgacgaccaGCCGTCGCCGGCCGCCTCGGCGCTGGGCTTCTTCGGTGGATCCCTCGCGCAGCTCCCTTCCCCTCCGCCGCTCTGCGGCACCGCGCTCCTCGGGTACCCCCAGGTACCGACGACCGATCTCATCTCAGCTTCCTCCCCCTAATCGCACGCTCGCTGCTGCTGTCCTGTTTGATTGATTAACAGCACGTAACTACTGTATCTGACATAGCTCGACGTACCAATTAGTAGTAATTATACCAGTAGCAGTACAGATACTGAATCGGCATGAACAGGGTAGATTTTCCTTCTGTTGTTTCTGTTGCCAATCCAGCTCCCTCCGCATTGCTATTTTTAGGCCGCGGGATCGGAATTTCCGCGCCCTGTGGCCCGTGCTCCTTGGAATTATTGGCCCTGGACGCCCCAGCCGGAAGGGGACCAGCTTCTCCAGGGACGAATGGCCTGCATTGCACGTGCGTCAAGTTAATCGCGGGTCGGCCTCGGCCCGTGGATTGGTAACTGTCAAGGTCGCCGATGTGTGCCTTCTGCCTTGCCGACAGCTGCACATTGATGTGCTGGGCGCCCCAAAAAAATTCACGTGCTAACAGGTCGAGTTATAGATAAGTAAACATCGCAATCGACAAGGACAGGCAGTGGGCGGGCGATCTTTCCAAGAACCTGATGTTTCTTGAGATGGTGGAGTAGATTTGTGGTCGGTGTAGTTAGAGCGTTAATGGTGGCACCTTCGTCTTCCATTTTGAAAGCGTTAAGGAGCCTGATGGTTTCCCTTCAATAATATTAGAAACCATGGTGCTTGCCCTTGATTCCTTTACGTCAAAATTTGTTGATACCACGTCGATGTCCACTTTTCCTATGCTATGTTTTGTTACTGTTGTACTATGTTTTGTTAAAACCGGTATGTTTTTGTTGAATTCATTTACATGGTTTCGTTACTATTGCACTGTGTTTTCTGAGTTGCTTTATATGGTTTTTTAGTTACTATTGCAATAGTATGTTCTATTATAACTGGTATTTATATTTTCTTCGTTTGCAGGACAACTTTGATGTGTTCCATGAACAAGACCTAGCACAGCTGGCAGCACAAGTAGCTCAAAAGAAAGAGTTGCGGGAAAAACAAGGGGCGGGATTGCATCACAAGATTGGACCTCAACTAGCTTTTTCTAAATACAGTATACTTGATCAAGTGGACAACTCTTCTTCTTTCTCATTGGCAACTTCAGTGCTGACACCTCAGCATGTCAGTTCTTCCGTAGGCGCGGCATCAATGCAGGGACAGACTTTGCCATCACACACTGGTAGTGGTAGTGTCAACACTGGACCAACTGGAGTTTTACAAGTGCTCCAAGATTCATCCACCACTCTGGACAGTATCAACACTGGATCAACTGGAGTTCTGGAAGCACTCCAAGGTTCATCCATCACTCTGGATAGACCTGCTGATGATGGATACAACTGGCGTAAGTATGGACAAAAGGCAGTCAAGGGTGGGAAGTATCCAAGGAGCTATTACAAATGTACCCTGAATTGCCCGGTCAGGAAAAATGTAGAGCACTCTGCAGATGGACGAATTATTAAAATAATTTATAGAGGTCAGCACTGCCATGAACCCCCCTCAAAGAGGTTTAAAGATTGTGGTGATTTATTGAATGAGTTAAATGATTTCAATGATGCCAAGGAGCCTTCAACTAAATCACAATTAGGTTGTCAAGGTTATTATGGAAAACCTATAACGCCAAATGGAATGATGACGGATGTTTTATTGCCAACGAAGGAAGAGGGGGATGAGCAATTATCTAGTTTAAGTGATATCCGGGAAGGTGATGGTGAAATAAGAACTGTTGATGGAGATGATGGTGATGCCGATGCAAATGAAAGGTATTTCCTACAGCTGAACATAAATTCCTTACTTGGAACTTTGCTAAGTTCATCCAGACTTCCTAATTAGCATCTTTAAGCTTACTGTTATTATTTCCGTGAGGCAGGAATGCACCAGGTCAAAAGATTATCGTGAGTACAACGAGCGATGTTGATCTTTTGGACGACGGCTATAGGTGGCGCAAGTATGGACAGAAAGTGGTGAGAGGAAATCCTCACCCAAGGTAAGCCCATCATCTCATTTTATTGTTGAATCTTTGAAGTTTTTTCTTTACCATTTTATCTTAGAAAATGTGTCATATTTACAATTATATATGTGATAACTGCCTTGAATACTAATTGGTTAATGTTGGAGCCTATGAAGTTTGTTGGCATCAACTTGATGTTGTTATTGACTTTGTTGGCATCAACATGATGTTATTGACAACTCCACATGGCTCACTTGCACTTGCACACGCATGGGACATTTGTCTTGCAGCAATGCATGGAAAAGGCTTTAAATTTGCATTCAAGAGAAATATACATCTGACAAGCTTAAAAAGCATGATAGGCTAATACTGCTTGTTAATGACAGCCAATATCCATCCTACATAGAATTGGCTTTGGAATTATTTGGCAAAGAATTCATGCCTTGCTTATCTTATAATTCAACTGATATGAAGATCCTCCTGCTGATCTAAGTATATTTTGTAACTGCTGCTCTGGTTTATTTGAATGAGTACACATTTGACTGTTACACACATAGTTGGTGAAACAAGGAATACATTTCTTCTTTTATTCTGAAAAAAGTGTGGTGATGAATAATGTGCATGCTTATCAATTGTCTGTGTATCTTCTGTTATTTTTCACAAGACCCAGCTGGCACAGACAATTTATTCCAAATTGAAAAACCATATCTCCATAACGTTTTTGAGTTCCAGAAAAAGAGTCCATGAACCTGAGTGCCTACTCTGTCCATGTAGGAGCTATTACAAGTGCACTTACCAAGGATGCGACGTCAAGAAGCATATCGAGAGATCTTCCGAGGAACCACATGCTGTGATAACTACATACGAAGGGAAGCATACGCATGACGTGCCTGAGTCTAGGAACAGAAGCCAAGCCACAGGTCAACACCACTGCAAAGAGCAGACTTATTCAGAACAATCAGCTGCAAGCTTCTGCAGTAGCTCGGAAAAGAGAAAATATGGAACAGCCATTCTGAACGATCTCGCCTTCTAGTTTGGTCCCCGTGTCTTCTTTACCGACCACGGTGGTGGCTcgcgaaagaaagaaagaaacacaATTCGATTGGTTCTTCGGTGACGGGCTGTTATTGCTCATGCTCTGTTTGCTGTATATTCCCCACTCCAGTAATAACTCTTGCATATGCAGAAATTGTAACTGTTGAACATGATGGGTGGTCCATTGTTGGTAAAAACCTTCCAGTTGGACCAGCATGACTGCGTGTCAGGTGCACATACTTTGTCTGTTGAAAACTTGGCTATTTCAGTTAAACAGCACAAGGCAATGATTGCATGTTAACCCAACTGCAATTTGAAGTATAGTTTGTTAAGATGTTACTATAACTGACACTGATTAAAAAAGTCGTGCTTCTAAAAACTAATCTGTATGTATACTGGAAGTCATTTAACAGATTCATTGAAATCTATGTGATTGCTGTAATTTCTGCTCTGCCCTGGCACATTATCgacaagaaaataaaatgaaatacAGGTTGTGTTCTGAACGGGTATCTTTCTTCTTTCCTTGTCAACATCTTCCACGTCCACGAAAACTGTTGCCACCTGCAATCGTGGATCTTGGACTGAACTATAGTTGTCTCAGCCGTTCCTCCAATCCTAGCAGTTACATTCTTCTTTTTAGGGAATCCTAGTAGTTATATTGTTCATAGGATTAAGCTTTTGGGAGAATTCTCTGTCACAACCAGGCGGTGAATCCTATTTCTCGCGAGGCCGGCGGATAGCCACCAAACCCATAACTCTCGCCGCTTGCATTAATTCTGGACGGGCCCACTTATTCGCTTTGTGTCGCATGCTGCGAAGTAGAACCGCGGTAGATTTTTTTCGGGAGACCCGCCTTCTGGTTAAGGGAAGGTTAACCGGTTTTCTTTTCTgacttttcttttttgctttctgAAATACGAGAACAATATTCAAATGCGCACAATTTTTGAAAGTCGGAATATCTTTTAAAATTCAAAATTATTTTTTGAAATctggaacatttttcaaattcttgatcaATTTTTTAATCCAGGTACATTTCTCAAAATACTGAAAAATTATGAATtcagaatatttttcaaattcaagaacttttttgaaatccgagaatatttttcaaattcatgagct is a window encoding:
- the LOC100192141 gene encoding probable WRKY transcription factor 3, whose amino-acid sequence is MAAGQWSGIGDGGGLWAPPALDSLFPDDQPSPAASALGFFGGSLAQLPSPPPLCGTALLGYPQDNFDVFHEQDLAQLAAQVAQKKELREKQGAGLHHKIGPQLAFSKYSILDQVDNSSSFSLATSVLTPQHVSSSVGAASMQGQTLPSHTGSGSVNTGPTGVLQVLQDSSTTLDSINTGSTGVLEALQGSSITLDRPADDGYNWRKYGQKAVKGGKYPRSYYKCTLNCPVRKNVEHSADGRIIKIIYRGQHCHEPPSKRFKDCGDLLNELNDFNDAKEPSTKSQLGCQGYYGKPITPNGMMTDVLLPTKEEGDEQLSSLSDIREGDGEIRTVDGDDGDADANERNAPGQKIIVSTTSDVDLLDDGYRWRKYGQKVVRGNPHPRSYYKCTYQGCDVKKHIERSSEEPHAVITTYEGKHTHDVPESRNRSQATGQHHCKEQTYSEQSAASFCSSSEKRKYGTAILNDLAF